The DNA window AAGCGGGTGCGGGACGCGGACAGGCCCGAGGGCGAGGTCTCCGGCCGGCTGCATGAGCAGGTGCGGGCCGGTGATCCGCTGCTGGTGTCGGCGCCCTTCGGCGACCTGGTGCTGCCCGACGGCGACGGACCGCTGCTGCTGGCCTCCGCCGGGATCGGCTCCACCCCCATGCTGGCGATGCTGGGCCACCTCGCCGCCACCGGCTCGACCCGCCGGGTGGCCGTGGTGCACGCCGACCGCTCCCCCGCCGACCACGCCCACCTGGCGGAGCTGCTCCAGCTGGTCGCGGCACTGCCCGGCGCCACCCTGCGGCGCTGGTACGAGGAGCCGGGCGAGGCCGCGCCGGAGGCCGAGGCCGGGCTGGTGGACGTGGACGCGCTGGAGCTGCCCGAGGGTGTGACGGCCTATCTGTGCGGGCCGCTGCCGTATCTGCGGGCGATGCGCGGCGGCCTGCTGCGGCGCGGGGTGCCCGCCTCGGCGGTGCACTACGAGGTGTTCGGCCCGGACCTCTGGCTGGGCCAGGAGTAGCCGGTCCAGGAGTAGCCGGTCCAGAAGTAGGCAGAGCGCGGTCGGCCGGGGCCGGTGTCAGTGGCTCCGGCCCCGGCCGACCGCCGGGCTCAGCCGTCGAGCTGGTCGATGGTGGCGATGGACGGGCCGCGCAGCGCCTGCTCGGCCCGGGCGGCCTCCTCGGCGGCGCGGAGCACCCGGACCGCGTTCTGCCAGGTCAGCTTGGACAGGTCGGCCTCGGACCAGCCGCGCCGCAGCAGTTCGGCCAGCAGGTTGGGGTAGCCGGAGACATCCTCCAGGCCGACCGGGGTGAAGGCGGTGCCGTCGTAGTCGCCGCCGATGCCGATGTGGTCGACCCCGGCGATCTCGCGCATCCGGTCCAGGTGGTCGGCGACCGTGGCGGGGGTGGCGACGGGACGCGGGTCGGCCGCCTCGAAGGCGCGCTGGCACTCCATCGCGGCCGGGGTGGTGTCCAGCGGGTGGAAGCCGTGCTCGGCCATGTTGGCGTCGGCGCGCTGCGTCCAGGCGATGGCCTCGGGCAGGATGAACTTCGGTACGAAGGTCACCATGGCGAGGCCGCCGTTGGCGGGCAGCTGCGCCAGCACGTCGTCGGGGATGTTGCGCGGGTGGTCGCAGACGCCCCGGGACGAGGAGTGCGAGAAGACCACCGGGGCCCGGCTGACCCGCAGCGCATGCCGCATGGTGTCGGCGGAGACATGGGAGAGGTCGACCAGCATGCCGAGCCGGTTCATCTCCCGGACGACCTCCTCGCCGAAGGCGGTGAGGCCGCCGGCGGCGGGGGTGTCGGTGGCGGAGTCGGCCCACGGCACATTGTCGTTGTGAGTGAGCGTCATATACCGCACGCCGAGGGCGTACAGGGCGCGCAGGGTGGCCAGCGAGCAGTCGATGCTGTGGCCGCCCTCGGCGCCCATCAGGGAGGCGATCCGGCCTTCGGCGCGGGCGGTCTCCATGTCGTCGGCGGTGAGTGCGAGCCGCAGGTCGCCGGGGTGGCGGTCGACCAGCCGGTGCACCACGTCGATCTGCTCCAGGGTGGCGCTGACCGCGTGCTCCCCGGCGAGGTCGCTGCGTACGTACACCGACCAGAACTGGGCGCCCACCCCGCCGGCCCGCAGCCGGGCCAGGTCGGTGTGCAGCCGGTGGCTCTGGTCCTCGGCGATGTCGCAGGCGTCCAGGTCGTAGCGGACCTGCTCGCGCAGCGCCCACGGCAGGTCGTTGTGGCCGTCGACCACCGGGGCGTCGGCGAGCACGGCACGGGCGCGGGCCAGCAGCTCGGGCGTCGGGGCCTGGTACGCCACGGCGGTCAGCCCGCGAAGCCGAAGGAGGACGAGCCGGCGACCTTGGCGCGCAGCTTCTTGCCCTTCTCGGTGGCCTGGCTGTTCAGCTCCGCCTGGAAGTCGGTCATCCGCTCGGCCAGCTCGGTGTCGAAGGCGGCGAGCATCCGGACGGCGAGCAGCCCGGCGTTGCGGGCCCCGGCGACGGAGACGGTGGCCACCGGCACCCCGGCCGGCATCTGGACGATGGAGAGCAGGCTGTCCATGCCGTCGAGGTACTTCAGCGGCACGGGCACGCCGATGACCGGCAGCGGGGTGACCGAGGCGAGCATGCCGGGCAGGTGGGCGGCGCCGCCGGCCCCGGCGATGATGGCCTTGAGGCCGCGCCGGTGGGCGTTCTCGCCGTAGGCGACCATCTCGCGCGGCATGCGGTGGGCGGAGACCACGTCGACCTCGTAGGGGACCTCGAACTCGTCGAGGGCCTTGGCGGCGGCCTCCATCACCGGCCAGTCGGAGTCCGATCCCATGACGATGCCGACGACGGGCTGGTCGCTCATTCGGTGCCTCTCACTGTGGTCCACTCGCTGTCGTTCACTCGGGGTCGGTCACTCGGGGCCGGTCACTCGGGGTCGGTCACTCGGTGATGGTCACTCGGTGATGGTTCCGCGCAGATAGCCGGCGGCGTGGCGGGCGCGCTCGCGCACCTCGTCCAGGTCGTCGCCGAAGACGGTGACGTGGCCCACCTTACGGCCGGGCTTCACGTCCTTGCCGTACATGTGGATGCGCAGGCCGGGGTCCCGGGCCATGCAGTGCAGGAAGGCGCCGTACATGTCCGGGTAGTCGCCGCCGAGGACATTGACCATCACGGTCCACCGGGCGCGCGGGCGGGGGTCGCCCAGCGGGAGGTCGAGCACGGCCCGCAGGTGGTTCTCGAACTGCGAGGTGACGGCGCCGTCGATGGACCAGTGGCCGGAGTTGTGCGGGCGCATGGCCAGCTCATTGACCAGGATGCGGCCGTCGCGGGTCTGGAAGAGCTCCACGGCGAGGTGGCCGGTGATGTCCAGCTCGCCCGCGATGCGCAGGGCGAGGGCCTGGGCCTCGGCGGCGAGGTCACCGGGCAGGTCGGGGGCGGGTGCGGTCACCTCATGGCAGACGCCGTGCTGCTGGACGGACTCCACCACCGGGTAGGCGACGGCCTGGCCGCTGGGCGAGCGGACCACATTGG is part of the Peterkaempfera bronchialis genome and encodes:
- a CDS encoding dipeptidase — protein: MAYQAPTPELLARARAVLADAPVVDGHNDLPWALREQVRYDLDACDIAEDQSHRLHTDLARLRAGGVGAQFWSVYVRSDLAGEHAVSATLEQIDVVHRLVDRHPGDLRLALTADDMETARAEGRIASLMGAEGGHSIDCSLATLRALYALGVRYMTLTHNDNVPWADSATDTPAAGGLTAFGEEVVREMNRLGMLVDLSHVSADTMRHALRVSRAPVVFSHSSSRGVCDHPRNIPDDVLAQLPANGGLAMVTFVPKFILPEAIAWTQRADANMAEHGFHPLDTTPAAMECQRAFEAADPRPVATPATVADHLDRMREIAGVDHIGIGGDYDGTAFTPVGLEDVSGYPNLLAELLRRGWSEADLSKLTWQNAVRVLRAAEEAARAEQALRGPSIATIDQLDG
- the purE gene encoding 5-(carboxyamino)imidazole ribonucleotide mutase, producing the protein MSDQPVVGIVMGSDSDWPVMEAAAKALDEFEVPYEVDVVSAHRMPREMVAYGENAHRRGLKAIIAGAGGAAHLPGMLASVTPLPVIGVPVPLKYLDGMDSLLSIVQMPAGVPVATVSVAGARNAGLLAVRMLAAFDTELAERMTDFQAELNSQATEKGKKLRAKVAGSSSFGFAG
- a CDS encoding 5-(carboxyamino)imidazole ribonucleotide synthase codes for the protein MTFPVVGMIGGGQLARMAHQAGIPLGLRFKLLADTPQDSASQVVGDVVVGDYRDLETLRDFARGCDVVTFDHEHVPTEHLRALQAEGIAVRPGPDALVNAQDKGVMRSTLDSIGVPCPRHRLVADPADVAAFAAEGAGFPVVLKTVRGGYDGKGVWVVSSAEEAAEPFRAGVAVLAEEKVDFVRELAANVVRSPSGQAVAYPVVESVQQHGVCHEVTAPAPDLPGDLAAEAQALALRIAGELDITGHLAVELFQTRDGRILVNELAMRPHNSGHWSIDGAVTSQFENHLRAVLDLPLGDPRPRARWTVMVNVLGGDYPDMYGAFLHCMARDPGLRIHMYGKDVKPGRKVGHVTVFGDDLDEVRERARHAAGYLRGTITE